The genomic segment CTTGCCAAACGCCACCGCGATCGGCAACCCGACATACCCCAGCCCCACTACCGCCACTCGACGCGCCTGCGCTGTTTTCATACCATTCTCCACGTTCACGCCTGCCTCACCATGGCAGACCCCTCAGAGCCCGTCAAGAAACTCAAGATTTTTCAATCGTCTCTCGATTTCTGGCAGATCTCTAACGGACTGCGGAAACACACGAGTTGCCAAAGCGCTCTGAGTTCGAGACCACTGGATTGAGACCGAAAACACCCCATCCCTGAGGGTGAACCGCAGGCCCACATCGGCTCGGTCCCAGCCTCCGCAAAATTGTGCATCCGCACCAGGTTGTACATGGCGCGGCGAAGATGAAGAACCAGCTGCCCCACCGGAACTGTAGCAGTACCCCCACCATCTTCAACCATCCAAAGGCCGCGTCCACCCGTTTACGTGTCTGTTGACTGGCCGTGTAGCCCAGATGGCGTGTGGTCCAGCCGTCAATGACACCAGTCCGGTTCGTCGTGTGCGGCCACGTGGGGGGGGGAACCTGCACGGCCCGGAACACATGGACGAACTGGTGGATGTTATAGTTCTTATCGCCCCCCAGCGTGATGCGTCGCGCGGCGAGCCGTGTACTGACCAAGGCAAACACCGCCTCCCGTTCCGCCGTCCTCGTTGCTAAAGTAAGCATAGCGTTAACGACAAAACCGCGCTGATTCTCCATCAGCACATGGCCCAAGAAACACAGCCTCGCCTTCTGGCTCACCGGCTTATGCAGCCGGGCCTCCAGATTGGTTGTTGAAGCATGCATGGCGTTCGTCCGCCGCTCGCCCAGAAGTCCACGGATGGGATTGCCCGGATTGTCCGGCAATGGCACAGGCGCGGGCTCGGTCTTCAGCTTGAAGCTCTTCTGGCAGACCCAGGCCTCAATTAGCGTGCCATCGACGGTGAAATGCTCATCCAACAAGAGGCGCTTCGCCTTGGCTTGGGCCAAACCTGCCGGAGGAAGACGGGGGCGACCTCGCTAGCCAATAACTGGTTCCAATTCTTGGTGTGGATGGCGACGTCCCAGACCGTTGCATCCAGATCAAGACCGACAAACCAGTGGAGCAGCAGGTTGTATCCAGGGCTTCCATCAAGAGCTGTTCACTCCGAAGGTTGTAGAGCACCTAGAGTCACAGAGCTCGCAGCTACGTCTCCGGCGCAATCGAGGGGCGGCCCGTGTAACTATGGCGTGGAAGGTGGGGCGACAACGCGGTCACCACCGTGTCCACATGCTGCCGAATGGGCCGCAGGCGAAGAGACGTCTGCACGTGCGCCTCTGGCAAAAGATAGCTGAACAGTCCAGCATGTTGGGGATCAGCCTCTCGCATCATCTCTCTCCCGACGTGAACACTACACATTTTTACTTATCTACACAAAAGGACCTGAAAAAAACAAGAGTTTTCCCGCATCCTGAAAAGAGCCTCCGATTGGTTGAATAATCTAGGCCCTTCTTTAAGTGGCGCCTGGCGGATTGCTGGCCATGTGCAGTCCGCTGTGTGGTCAGATGGTCATGGTACGCCTGGTCTGGAAGGTGACCGCCACGCGCCTCCGCAGCCTGCACTAGCAATTGCTGCTTTCATTCAGTGATCTGGGAGGGATGGACCTGAAACTGCTCGGCTAAGTCGGCCTGCGGCTTGTCACATTTGACTACCGCCAAAGCCGCTCCGTAATTCCACCATGTTTGCTTCATAGCCTTGTGCCTCTAGCTTGCCACCACCTGGTGGATTTAGTGAAGCCAGATTGCCGCTCAGCGCACGGTCCGAATTTCAGGCCCCCTTTGTCCCAGAATGGGGGAGGATATCGTCAGGAAACATGGCGTGCAACACGACTCAGCAGTCGAAGAGGACTCCCGTCTGAAATTCATTCACACACCTCTTGATGGTGGTTCATTCATTACCCTGCTATACGGGAAACGATATAGTGTAGCCAAACGCCACAGCCACACCATTGGAGTCTAATATAATATATTAAAATCAGCATCTTCTTGCCATTACTGAATTGTTAGCATGACATGTTCAAATCCGTTGAATTCTCGATCCAATCCTACACCCACCGCATCTTAGGTGACCGGAATATTTTACTGCGCTAGCCATTCAAGCTACTGTTTTTAAAAGCTATTTCAATTCCACAATGTCAAGGAATCATGCGATCAGCATGAGGCACAGCCCTTGCTTTGCTTACCTGGCAGTTCAAACGCGCATCACAACTACACAAGCAGGCTTCCCTCTATGGATGGCACTGAATCCAAGACCATTTCAGAATAAATGGGTACAGTAACAAACAATGCGATACAGAGGATCCGGCGCCGTGAAATACACTATAAGAGACATAGTGCGAACCACTCACATCTCACTAACCATAATTAGCGAGGCCCACTTAGGTCTTAATTGGCACAAACGAGGCATGCTCGTATAATTCTGATACGTTGCATGCATACAAAGGAGTACACAGATGACACCGATGTGTAAATTGTTAGCCGCGGGCTTGATGAGCTTGACGATCGGGAATGAGATCGCGGCCTCTGCGGCCACGCTACCCAACTTACCCCAAACACAAGTGGACGTGACCATGCCAACAGTCACAGGCTCGACCCTAACGGCCACCTGTTCTACGCTCCAAGCCCAACTTAATGCAGCGGCGGTACTCGACGTCAACCTCACCCATCAGATCATCCTTGCCACAGGGACAACCTGTACCGGCCCGTATGTACTCCCGTCCCACAATGGAGGGACAGGCTGGATTCTCATAAAGGGGGCTAATTATTCAAGCCTTCCGGCGTCAGGAACACGAGTGACGACAGCCGATGCTGCCCTGATGCCCCAGATCCAGTATGGCGAGGATGCGAATGTCGCCCATGTGGGATGCTTCTCCGTAGCCACAGGAGGACAACGCTACCGCATTATCGGTATAGATTGCGTCGAGAATGCCACCAAGGTGCCAAACTGGGCGATGATCACCACCGGCTACGCCTCGTCTGGCGCAACCAATACGGGTTACATCATTCTTGACCGCATGATCATCCGCGATAGAAACCCCTCCCACACAACTCTCCGTGGGGTCTATGGCGATGCTCAGCGTGGGAACACCGCGCTCGTCGATAGCCTCGTTATCGGGATCAAAGCGACAGGTTCGGATACACAAGCCTGGCTCTCGGTGAACAACCCTGGGCCGATTCTTATTCAAAACAACTTCATGCAGTCCACGGGAGAAAACTTCATGACGTGCGGCGCAAGCCCGATGAGCGACGCCCTACAGCCACGCGATATCACCATCAAGTTTAACCTGTTGTCGAAAGACTCTGCCTGGTGGGGCTCCACTGGGTGGCTCGTCAAAACATTGCTGGAATTGAAGTGCGGTGTGCGCATCCTGATTGAAGCCAATACCTTGGAGAATATGCCCTGGAACGATGGCGGGTATGCCCATCGTCTGACCCCGCGCAATGACTCCTACTCCTTGTTATGTCCTTCGGGGCCAGGGTGCATCATCGAGTTGAGCGATCTCACCATTCGTTATAATCTCTACAGAAATGTCACAAACTGGATTAATTCGATTGCGGCCGACGATGGCCTCGGCATAGCAGGTCTTCAAACCAAACATAGCAAGCGTTGGTACATCCACAACAATCTTGTCTATGGCCTAGGCTGGTCATGCGGAGGCGGTGCATCCTGCGGAGCGATCTACAACATCGTCGACGGAGCGTCAGGGTCGAACTGTCAGGATTACATGACGACCTGTAAAATGGAAGATCTGACAATTGCGCATAATACAATTGACGATGGGACTCGGCTGTTCTGCGTTACGACAAATGGACAGATCGCTTTAGATTTTAGAGACAACTTAATCAATAACAATGCAGGACGAGGCCTCTTTGATTGCGGAGGCTCGACCTCTAGCAATTACGGGACAACCCGCCTCAATGAGGCCTGGTCTGGGACCACCTGGAATTGGAAGAATAATCGTATTGCGATGACAGGAAATGGGGAGAGTATCGCGCAATACCCCCAAGGCACCAATAGTTACCCCACAAGCTACACCAACTTCCTGTGGACTGATCGCGTCAACCGGGATTATACCCTGCAGGCTGGCAGTCCCGCGAAGAATACGGCTTCTGACGGAACTGATCAGGGTGTGAATTTCAGCGTGTATAATGCTGTCCGGAGCGGTGGAAGCGCCTCTGCATTTCCCTCTTCTACGGTACAGAATGTAACCGTAACTGTAACTGTCTCCCCCTAGACAAGACAAGAAATTTGGCAAGAGCCGGGCTATCTCGTTTGCGTTGTGAGATAGCCTGGCTGAACCATTAATACTCCGCACGTCCTCGTGCATTAACGAGGCGTTCTCAGAGGGGGCTCCGGAAATTCTGGCTGTGTGGTAAGCGGTAGCCTGACTTCACCCACCCTGGCCTAGCCCCTTTCGTCGGCCACCCCTCAGCCCGAAGCGAACACAACGGAATCACGGAGCGGCCTTGGCGGCGGTCAAAGGTGACAAGCCACAGGCCGACTTAGCCGAGCAGTTTCAGGTCCATCCCGCCCAGATCACCGAAGGGGAAAAACAATTGCTAGTGCAGGCCGCGGAGGCGCGTGGCGATCAGCCACCAAACCAGGCGTACCATGACCATCTGACGATGCAGCGAACCGCCGCATGGTCAGCAATCCGCCACACGCACTTGAGGAAGCGGCCTACACTCTTCAACCAACCAAAGCCACTTCACTCCACCACAAGTAGTGTGGTGCTTTAACTGATCCCTAGTTGCTGCGGCAGAGGGGGATCTGGAAATTTTGACGGTGTGCTAAGCAGTAGTCTGGCTTTACCAAAGCCACCAGGGGGAAGCACTAACATCCGATGCTCATTCAAGATCTTTGACAAGCTGAGAGATCTGATCAACCCGCGCCGCCCATGTTTCCTCCCTCACTGAGTCAAGCCGCAACCGAACGGACTCTTGGGACGTATCCTGCACGGCAAGGTCCAGAGCTTTTACAAACTCCTCCCCATTCGCGCCAAATCGAACGACCTTGGCATACGCGCGCGCCTCATCCAAAGGAGTTGAAACCACCGCAAGACCTGCCGCTAAATACTCCCGAAGCTTGATCGGATTCACGTTCTCCGTCAAACGATTAATCCGAAAGGGCATAATGCCAACGGAAAAACCTTTTGCAAAAGCCGGAAGAGTGTCATACGACCGAACGCCCAAGAAATGCACATTCCTCAGCTGTTTGAGCGCACTGCAATCAACCCCTGTTTTTCCAATCAATACGAATGACCACTGTGGCCGCTGAGATGCAGCCTGATAAATCAGATCGATGTCGATCCATTCGTGAATGAGCCCCCAAAATCCAATGATAGGGGCGGGAAGCGCCTCCAACTCTTTCGGCACCACCGTACCAGGCAAGAGCGCCTTGCCAAAATGTTCGCTATCAACGCCATGAGGAACCAAGTATGTCTGGGGGTGAAGGTGCCGTTTACTGGCATACAGTTTTTCCGCCGATGTAATCACGAGGTCGCTCTGTTTAATCAGATCGGCTTCCATTTGCTCCATGAGCTGACCATTGAGAAAGCTGAACGCAGACCACTCATCGACACAATAATAAATCACGCTCTGAGGCTTCAAATAGCGAATCAGCGGCGCAGTCGTCGGAAGGAACGTCCAGAGCTGGAAATCTGTCATGCCCAATCGGCGGGCCTGCCGGCGAATATAGCGGCCGAGAAACCAGGCATTGAACGCCTGAATCGCTTTTACACCGTGGAACGGGATCACCAACGGCGTCACCACATGCAAATTTGGCGCAACACACACTGGCCCTCGCATGAATTTCTTGATTTTTTTGAGGATGCGAGAAGCATCTCCCGCCGATGCTCCCGGCCGCCGCAACCCGATCGACTCGACCCACAACACACGGTTTTCTCTGGCGAGCAATCGCATCACTTGGTGCTTGCTCGTCGGGTCTGCATCCCAATCGTTCGCAAAACAAATTATATTCAGACCCGACATCATGCTGACACCTCAAATGTTCGGCACCATTGCTCTAGAACAACAAGCGCCCACAGTTCATCAGCTGCGTCAATCTGACCATTCTGATGCGCATGCAGCATAGCCCCGGCAACACGGACATTAATAAACTGGGAGACGGTGTTCTGCTTATTAAGCACAATATCTCGCGCCATCTGTGCAAGCCCCTGCTGAAACCATTGCCGAATGGGAACTGGAAATCCTTTTTTGGGCCGATAGATAACGGCCTTGGGTAAATACGGCTCCATGACTTTCTTGAGAAGATATTTGGTCTCTCCATTTTTGATCTTCAGTCCGATTGGAAGTTTGGCGGCAAATTCGATCATACGATGGTCGAGAAATGGAACCCGCAGCTCGATCGACGCCGCCATCGTCATCTTATCGGCCTTGACGAGTAAATCATCTGGCAGCCACGTCTTCGTATCCACATAGAGCATCTGGTTCAGGTCCGTGGCGGATCGGACACGCTGGTAATACATACGAAACGTGTCTTCTAGGAACGAACCTTTTGTTGAGACAGTCCGCAACTCTGGATTGACCACTTGGGTTTTGATGCCGTCTAAAAACAGAGAAGACACGCCCCGGTAGCGATCCTGTAATGGCATGGCTATATGGCGGACGTATCTCCCCGCCTTGCCGCCGAATGAGGCCCCACTCACGCTCCAGTCAAACAGTCTGGCAATAGAGCCAACCGGGCTAGAATGCAATCGATTCATCAGCAGCATCTTTTTGTAGATGGAGTACCCGCCAAGAATTTCGTCAGCCCCCTCACCGGAATGCAAAACCGTGGCATGCTGTTTGGCTCGCTGCGCCAGAAAAAATAGCGGCACACAGGCGGAATCCCCAACAGGCTCATCCAGATGCCAGGTGAGCGTCGGAATCCAATCTGAGAATTGCTGCGGCGAGAGGATGACTTCGTGATGGGATGTCCCAATGTGCTTACTCACAAGACGGCTATAATCAAACTCGTTGATGCCATCAGAACCGGAATACCCCACGGTAAATGTCAGGGGATCTGTTTTCAGCAATTTCCGCATCGTAGCCACGACCGCGCTGGAATCAAGTCCCCCGCTGAGAAATACGCCAAACGGCACCTCGCTCATCAAATGCTGCTGGCAGACTTCGGCAAAGAGCGTCTCAAGATCATCAAGACATTGCCGCTCGGTGAGGGGCTCATCAGAAAAGGTAAGATCCCAATACTGATCAGTACATATTTGTCCATCCTGAGCCACCAACTGATGGCCTGGCAGAAGCTTATAGATCCCCTGAAACATCGTTTTAGGGGCAGGAACGTAGCGAACCCGGAGATACGCTTGTAACGCATCGTAATCAATTCGTCGTGGCACACCTCGCTCGGTCAGCAGCGCTTTAATTTCAGACGCGAACAACAACTGCCCGTTATGGACCGTATAATATAGTGGTTTGATCCCGACCCGATCACGGGTCAGTACCAGACGTTGCTGCTTCATGTCCCACAGGGCAAACGCAAACATGCCCGTCAGATGCGTCGGAAATGAGAGCCCATACTCTTCGTACGCATGCAGGATCACTTCGGTGTCGGAATGGGTCCTGAAGGTATGACCTCGTGACTCCAGAATCGATCGGAGCTCAAGATGATTATAGATTTCCCCATTAAAGACGACAACGATCGAAGCATCTTCGTTAAACATGGGTTGCGCACCAGTACTCAAATCGATAATGCTCAGACGCCTGTGCACAAGCCCAACTGGACCGCGCGTAAAGTGTCCGTGTCCGTCAGGCCCCCGATGGACAATACAATCGCCCATGCGATGAAGCTGAGCCTCATCGACAAATGGCCTTCCGTCGAGATTCAAGATACCTGCGATCCCACACATAGGCTTAGTTACTCGGCAGTCTCAGACGAGCCAGGTTCTTAAACAAGAGAAAGACAACATAGACTTCTACTTTACTGAGAATGGATAAATTACGTGCATTCCATTGAGCGGCCTGATCGATCAATGTGGCATCGCCGGTCTGCCGACCAAGAATACCGAGCAGAAGGCAATTCAAGGTATGATAATGGGGTGGGCACAAATACCCATGTGAACCGTACCAGGTCCATTTCCCGCGGTAATCCCACATACCAATAGAGGCTTTGAGTCCCTCAATCCCCAGCTTTAATAGGGCCTCAACCTCAGAGTTACGAGTCTGAACAGCTAGGTCGTGCAGCCCCAGCAAACTAAAGATAAGCCCATCGAGCACACGCGGAAGGGGGAAAGCTGGATATTCTTCATACAAGACATAGCCACGCTCGAAGGTGCGCACTCCACCCTCCTGTATGGATTGATGAAAAACGCGCGTCCCCTTCAAACATAAATCCAAGAGTTCCTTATCCCCTGTCACACGATAGCCTCGGACCAGAAGGCTAATGACCACACTTTGGTACATTGCTGAAATCCAGCCGCTCTCAAGTACGCAATGTCCCTCTCGCCACGTAAAGTAACAAGGCCAGACCACGGCGCCATCAGCACGACACACCGCGTTGGCTTTCAACCATCGAACCTGTACCAAGCTCTTCTCTAAGTCAGCCTTATCACCATTCCGCAGGTATCGCTCTAACGTGTGAAGACCCCACCAGGCAATAAAAAGCGGATTATATTGGGCACCTTGCCTGCGATAAATTTTCCGAGGAACCCCCAGGCCGTCAAAGTCCATATTGTCAAGAAATAGCCTGTCACTCCAAACATAGTAGTGCAATGAATCTGCCCGCCCAGCTTCCATTACCTCCTCAATTGGGTAATGGAAACGGAATCCAAAGCATTCACGTTGCAATGCTCGCACGGCATACATCAGCGTTCGCACGATTTCCATTCTTCTATAGCCAATAACCTTTCCATGCCCCAGTTCAACCGGCCGGTGAACATTAACCTGTTTCGTAATCAGTATTCATCACATAACCCGTTGAGCCCTCCATTGAAATGACTCGACTCGGAATGCCAACCACGACGGCATTGTCAGGCACGTCTTTGGTTACGACTGTATTCGCACCTATCGCCACATTATTCCCGATTTTTATCCGACCAATGATTTTGGCCCCTGGCCCGATATACACATTGTCCCCAATAATTGGCGTTCCCTTGCGCGCACCACGGTTGACTTGCCCAATCGTGACACCATGGCTGATGTTGCAGTTTTTCCCTATTTGCGCATAATCACTAACAACAATGTTCATCACATGCCCGAGATAGAGCCCCCTCTCGATGGAAACATAATGGGAAATGAATATGTTAAACTTATACTTATAATGCGTGAGAACGCTTCTACTTATAATATAAGGAGCCAGCATCACCCATCTTGGGTGGGCGGTACGGAGATAGGAGGAGAGCCTCAAATAAAATGCGTATTTGACACCATCGCTATAGCACTCGTCCCCGTCGCTACGCAGAAGATGCTTGAGGAGAGCACCCACGGAGCGTTCCCCCGTGTGCCTATAGAGATCGGCTCGCCATAGAATATTGAAATCGCGGAGCGT from the Nitrospira sp. genome contains:
- a CDS encoding glycosyltransferase gives rise to the protein MMSGLNIICFANDWDADPTSKHQVMRLLARENRVLWVESIGLRRPGASAGDASRILKKIKKFMRGPVCVAPNLHVVTPLVIPFHGVKAIQAFNAWFLGRYIRRQARRLGMTDFQLWTFLPTTAPLIRYLKPQSVIYYCVDEWSAFSFLNGQLMEQMEADLIKQSDLVITSAEKLYASKRHLHPQTYLVPHGVDSEHFGKALLPGTVVPKELEALPAPIIGFWGLIHEWIDIDLIYQAASQRPQWSFVLIGKTGVDCSALKQLRNVHFLGVRSYDTLPAFAKGFSVGIMPFRINRLTENVNPIKLREYLAAGLAVVSTPLDEARAYAKVVRFGANGEEFVKALDLAVQDTSQESVRLRLDSVREETWAARVDQISQLVKDLE
- the asnB gene encoding asparagine synthase (glutamine-hydrolyzing) translates to MCGIAGILNLDGRPFVDEAQLHRMGDCIVHRGPDGHGHFTRGPVGLVHRRLSIIDLSTGAQPMFNEDASIVVVFNGEIYNHLELRSILESRGHTFRTHSDTEVILHAYEEYGLSFPTHLTGMFAFALWDMKQQRLVLTRDRVGIKPLYYTVHNGQLLFASEIKALLTERGVPRRIDYDALQAYLRVRYVPAPKTMFQGIYKLLPGHQLVAQDGQICTDQYWDLTFSDEPLTERQCLDDLETLFAEVCQQHLMSEVPFGVFLSGGLDSSAVVATMRKLLKTDPLTFTVGYSGSDGINEFDYSRLVSKHIGTSHHEVILSPQQFSDWIPTLTWHLDEPVGDSACVPLFFLAQRAKQHATVLHSGEGADEILGGYSIYKKMLLMNRLHSSPVGSIARLFDWSVSGASFGGKAGRYVRHIAMPLQDRYRGVSSLFLDGIKTQVVNPELRTVSTKGSFLEDTFRMYYQRVRSATDLNQMLYVDTKTWLPDDLLVKADKMTMAASIELRVPFLDHRMIEFAAKLPIGLKIKNGETKYLLKKVMEPYLPKAVIYRPKKGFPVPIRQWFQQGLAQMARDIVLNKQNTVSQFINVRVAGAMLHAHQNGQIDAADELWALVVLEQWCRTFEVSA
- a CDS encoding D-glucuronyl C5-epimerase family protein; protein product: MRTLMYAVRALQRECFGFRFHYPIEEVMEAGRADSLHYYVWSDRLFLDNMDFDGLGVPRKIYRRQGAQYNPLFIAWWGLHTLERYLRNGDKADLEKSLVQVRWLKANAVCRADGAVVWPCYFTWREGHCVLESGWISAMYQSVVISLLVRGYRVTGDKELLDLCLKGTRVFHQSIQEGGVRTFERGYVLYEEYPAFPLPRVLDGLIFSLLGLHDLAVQTRNSEVEALLKLGIEGLKASIGMWDYRGKWTWYGSHGYLCPPHYHTLNCLLLGILGRQTGDATLIDQAAQWNARNLSILSKVEVYVVFLLFKNLARLRLPSN